Proteins encoded within one genomic window of Salipaludibacillus agaradhaerens:
- a CDS encoding transglutaminase domain-containing protein has product MQIWRSLFMLFLNVVIGGVLVGCSQSIDTHGNNENDVLLEINDDLIKRQEQHEEGNIWLMEYAHEIGFSLDAPAIEGSEVNTTLEIKGSIEEAEKLNDDHIYLQIAYEGEFEDESIPNVFYHFIPVEEGHFSEEVALHHGEGEYNVRVHVSSHDESERESYYATTSFNVVNKDKEIAREIEYTRFGTKQGVELAFPEMGLSEESGSVYVSGEVPEDYSGDMVFVHVEQGSQNERVILPVEGREFSGDIPLYFGEGVHLIKVQTMAEEDELYYDAATFYVTNKTAIEYTRTTHFNQYVERGVTIDEPALTTELARSGLTYSISGEIDETVPGADDISHIIVTTLKEEDGEEVEAGYVLPVEDYSFAGDIYFRFGEGTYDVIINVPERDQQDQSMFYYSGIMKVTHEINDIEDKRSTLPSRGIEADHPLIIEKANAITNDIEDEREIAKAVYEFVATHVDYDVDKMERDTFNIGDSAVKTLKSGTGVCQDYAFLTVALLRSIGMEANYIEGDAGLRHAWVEVKVDGEWLTMDPTWGAGYVVDGEFIEHYRLDYFDPDPDVFAETHTRKGVLY; this is encoded by the coding sequence ATGCAGATATGGCGATCATTGTTTATGCTCTTTCTGAATGTTGTCATAGGAGGCGTGTTAGTTGGCTGTTCACAGTCCATAGATACACATGGGAATAATGAGAATGATGTTCTACTAGAAATTAACGACGACTTAATAAAACGTCAGGAACAGCATGAAGAAGGCAATATATGGCTGATGGAGTATGCTCATGAGATTGGATTCTCTCTGGACGCACCTGCAATAGAAGGATCTGAAGTCAATACTACTTTAGAAATTAAGGGAAGTATTGAAGAGGCAGAGAAATTAAACGATGATCACATTTATTTGCAAATTGCTTATGAAGGTGAGTTTGAAGACGAGAGTATTCCGAATGTGTTTTATCATTTCATCCCAGTAGAAGAAGGGCATTTTTCGGAGGAAGTGGCACTTCATCACGGTGAAGGGGAATATAATGTCCGTGTTCATGTCTCTAGTCATGATGAAAGCGAGAGAGAGTCTTACTACGCGACTACGTCATTTAATGTTGTAAATAAAGATAAGGAGATTGCTAGGGAAATAGAGTATACACGATTCGGAACGAAACAAGGGGTAGAGTTAGCTTTTCCTGAGATGGGTTTAAGCGAGGAGTCGGGTTCAGTTTATGTCTCTGGAGAAGTTCCTGAAGATTACTCGGGGGATATGGTTTTTGTCCACGTGGAACAAGGTTCTCAAAACGAGCGTGTTATCCTTCCTGTTGAGGGACGAGAGTTTTCAGGTGATATTCCGCTTTACTTCGGTGAGGGTGTGCATTTAATTAAAGTACAGACGATGGCTGAGGAAGATGAACTTTATTATGATGCGGCTACGTTCTATGTGACAAATAAAACAGCCATTGAGTATACTCGTACGACACATTTTAATCAGTATGTGGAACGCGGGGTGACAATAGACGAACCGGCACTAACTACCGAATTAGCCCGTAGTGGGTTAACCTACTCTATTAGTGGAGAAATAGATGAAACGGTTCCTGGTGCAGATGACATTTCTCATATTATTGTTACCACGTTAAAAGAGGAAGATGGGGAGGAAGTAGAAGCTGGATATGTCCTACCTGTGGAGGATTACAGCTTTGCTGGTGATATTTATTTTCGCTTTGGTGAAGGTACCTACGACGTGATTATAAATGTGCCTGAACGTGATCAACAAGATCAATCAATGTTTTACTATAGTGGTATCATGAAAGTGACTCATGAGATCAATGATATAGAGGATAAGCGTAGTACCTTGCCCTCGAGGGGAATTGAGGCGGATCACCCGTTGATTATAGAAAAAGCCAATGCTATAACAAACGACATTGAGGATGAACGGGAAATAGCGAAAGCTGTCTATGAATTTGTGGCCACACATGTGGACTATGATGTTGACAAAATGGAGCGAGATACTTTTAATATTGGAGATAGTGCAGTCAAAACGTTAAAATCGGGAACAGGTGTATGCCAAGATTACGCTTTTTTAACGGTTGCTTTACTACGATCAATTGGTATGGAAGCGAACTACATTGAGGGAGATGCAGGTCTGAGGCATGCATGGGTTGAAGTGAAGGTGGATGGGGAGTGGCTAACCATGGACCCAACTTGGGGGGCTGGTTATGTCGTTGATGGTGAATTTATTGAACACTACCGTCTCGATTACTTTGATCCTGATCCTGATGTGTTTGCTGAAACGCATACTCGGAAAGGCGTTTTATATTAG
- the modA gene encoding molybdate ABC transporter substrate-binding protein — translation MFKKVFTTVCLLGITLTISGCHSDEEKVDIYVLTAASMTEAMEEIKKLYEKEHEGVALIPSYGSSGQLKDQITQGAPAHLFLPAALTWMEELDRESVILEYDPLLENELVLIKGNHIETDMTTLEELVADEIASVAIGHPDIVPAGSYAIQALEERELYEALSDKIIFASNVREVLTYVETGNADAGLVYKTDAYSSDDVDIVTIVGDHDTILYPVGLLEDAAEITEARDFYEWLQTEEALAIFASYGFGVR, via the coding sequence GTGTTTAAAAAAGTGTTTACGACTGTCTGTTTATTAGGTATTACCCTTACTATAAGTGGCTGTCATTCGGATGAAGAGAAGGTAGATATTTATGTTTTAACAGCTGCAAGTATGACAGAGGCCATGGAAGAAATAAAGAAGCTTTATGAAAAAGAGCATGAAGGTGTGGCGCTTATCCCATCGTACGGAAGCTCAGGCCAATTGAAGGATCAAATAACTCAAGGAGCTCCGGCACACCTGTTCTTACCAGCTGCGCTCACTTGGATGGAAGAGTTAGATAGGGAAAGTGTTATCCTAGAATATGACCCTTTATTAGAAAATGAGCTTGTTCTGATCAAAGGCAATCATATAGAAACGGATATGACAACACTAGAAGAGCTAGTGGCTGATGAGATTGCTAGTGTGGCAATTGGTCATCCTGATATAGTACCCGCTGGAAGTTATGCCATACAAGCACTGGAAGAGCGAGAGCTATATGAGGCCCTTTCAGACAAAATCATTTTTGCTTCAAATGTGAGAGAAGTGCTGACATACGTTGAAACTGGAAACGCAGATGCTGGACTTGTGTATAAGACAGATGCATATTCGTCGGACGATGTAGACATCGTGACAATAGTGGGGGATCATGACACCATTTTATACCCGGTTGGCTTGCTTGAAGATGCCGCTGAAATAACAGAGGCTCGAGATTTCTATGAGTGGCTGCAAACGGAAGAAGCACTCGCTATATTTGCGTCATATGGGTTTGGTGTACGTTAG
- the modB gene encoding molybdate ABC transporter permease subunit produces MTIQQFLTPVVISLQVIVVASILSFVTALLAAWFMKGKSFRGRSLIETVMMLPLVLPPTVVGFGLLVIFGGQSWIGQAFEWLFSTRIVFSYWAAVIAAAVVAFPLIYQTLINAFENVDTELEQAARQMGANEKQLFMYVTFPLAWRSVITGYMLGFARGLGEFGATIMFAGNIPGQTQTMPTAIYSAVQTGQTEAAYYWVVALILFSFGLLSLVLRLRAKE; encoded by the coding sequence ATGACTATACAACAATTTCTAACACCGGTTGTTATATCATTACAGGTCATTGTAGTCGCAAGTATTCTCTCTTTTGTTACGGCATTATTAGCAGCATGGTTTATGAAGGGTAAATCTTTTCGAGGACGTAGTCTCATTGAAACAGTTATGATGCTTCCGCTTGTACTACCGCCAACGGTTGTCGGTTTTGGGTTGCTCGTAATTTTTGGCGGACAAAGTTGGATAGGACAAGCGTTTGAATGGTTATTTTCGACGCGGATCGTTTTTTCTTACTGGGCTGCTGTTATTGCTGCGGCTGTAGTTGCCTTTCCACTAATCTATCAAACGTTAATCAATGCTTTTGAAAATGTCGATACAGAATTAGAGCAGGCAGCAAGACAAATGGGGGCTAATGAAAAACAACTTTTCATGTATGTCACATTTCCTCTTGCTTGGCGATCCGTCATCACAGGTTATATGCTGGGTTTTGCGAGAGGACTAGGGGAATTTGGAGCTACCATCATGTTTGCTGGCAATATACCTGGACAAACTCAGACGATGCCAACGGCCATTTACTCGGCAGTACAAACTGGTCAGACAGAGGCTGCTTATTATTGGGTAGTGGCGCTCATTTTGTTTTCGTTTGGATTACTTAGTCTTGTGTTGCGTCTAAGGGCAAAAGAATGA
- a CDS encoding acyl-CoA thioesterase: MKEKACRDSKVIKTGRVFPQDTNNHNTLFGGKLMRDIDDVASISAARHSRTECVTASTDSVDFLSPIRPTDSVCLESHVTWTGTSSMEVFVKVVAEDLLTGKRTLAATSFLTFVALNNKGTPAKVPKVVPETKEEIYLNETAPARIQRRKERRKQSKELATILSELKPWDTHPIS; the protein is encoded by the coding sequence ATGAAAGAAAAAGCATGTCGTGATTCAAAGGTGATTAAAACCGGGAGGGTCTTCCCTCAGGATACAAACAATCACAATACACTTTTTGGCGGTAAATTAATGAGGGATATTGATGATGTCGCTTCTATATCCGCTGCACGCCATTCCCGAACAGAATGTGTGACAGCTTCTACAGATTCTGTGGACTTTTTGTCTCCCATTCGACCAACTGACTCTGTTTGTCTCGAATCTCATGTCACGTGGACAGGGACGAGTTCCATGGAGGTCTTTGTTAAAGTCGTTGCAGAAGATCTTCTAACTGGTAAACGAACATTAGCTGCAACTAGTTTCTTAACGTTTGTCGCTTTAAACAACAAAGGTACTCCTGCGAAGGTTCCAAAAGTTGTACCAGAAACAAAAGAAGAAATTTATTTAAACGAAACTGCGCCTGCCAGAATTCAGCGCAGAAAAGAAAGAAGGAAGCAAAGTAAAGAGCTTGCGACAATTTTATCAGAACTAAAACCTTGGGATACTCACCCTATCTCATAG
- a CDS encoding CHY zinc finger protein, which produces MTHSQRVKGKMIDHETRCAHYHTEVDRVAIKFKCCMTYYPCIECHRETADHPVTRWEQKELKEVAILCGSCWKELTIEQYVYGQDHCPFCNAGFNSRCSRHYHHYFAMTPLT; this is translated from the coding sequence ATGACACATAGTCAGAGAGTGAAAGGGAAAATGATAGATCATGAGACACGATGTGCTCATTATCATACAGAGGTAGATAGAGTAGCGATCAAATTCAAATGTTGTATGACCTATTATCCTTGTATAGAATGTCACCGTGAAACGGCCGACCATCCGGTTACCCGTTGGGAGCAGAAGGAACTCAAGGAAGTGGCCATTTTATGCGGAAGTTGTTGGAAAGAACTAACGATTGAACAGTATGTATATGGACAAGACCATTGTCCTTTCTGTAACGCGGGGTTTAATTCGCGGTGTTCACGTCATTATCATCATTATTTTGCTATGACGCCCTTAACCTAA
- a CDS encoding histidine kinase N-terminal 7TM domain-containing diguanylate cyclase — MHWTDIYPYYLLLMGFFSFMLAILTLRYPRTPGRFYFASLLFLSFLLVTLTAAELYHSSYTVMLWLRNSQQIPIFLSAILLLALVRSYLGKPEKTTARIVIVLSLPVIVYFSLIITDHHHHIMRTWVDITQIGSLTEINVNPTFINLMFIAYYQFVAMSAVVVLLLNIRMFSEKLRRKFVFMFTGISIPVWLPALSMALPFKIPGTMSISYTLAGLFVFIAFFRYQIMSVWPIAKDRIFEQMSDGIVLSDSYNRIVDINPAGEKVLHLINPDKTTHSWIGEYLPALLESYPSLINNYINNKDLADEIEIVEESKKIFYLVRFHPIRHSGKEEEAILTIFTDVTTKKMFENELLEKATTDYLTGLHNRRHFVDSFERFNIVKGRCNTKVALLLLDIDDFKIINDTYGHQTGDDVLVVFSERLRDFFSNGAAIGRIGGEEFAVCLIDKDDDEIINLARRFRDHLVNTPLHLKGHEALPVRVSIGMATAYKGSKTFEWMHKAADEALYKAKNSGKNQVIPYLEKETVHQ; from the coding sequence TTGCATTGGACTGATATTTATCCGTATTATTTGCTTCTTATGGGATTTTTTTCGTTCATGCTTGCCATCTTGACGTTAAGATATCCCCGAACTCCTGGTAGATTTTATTTTGCATCATTATTATTTTTATCATTTTTGCTCGTGACATTGACTGCCGCTGAGCTTTATCACTCCTCGTATACAGTCATGTTATGGCTCAGAAATAGTCAGCAGATCCCTATATTTTTAAGTGCTATATTACTCCTCGCTTTAGTCAGAAGTTACTTAGGAAAGCCAGAAAAAACGACAGCTCGCATTGTAATTGTCCTTTCTTTACCAGTTATTGTGTATTTTTCTCTTATAATCACGGATCACCATCATCATATTATGAGAACGTGGGTCGATATCACCCAAATAGGCTCCTTAACTGAAATAAACGTTAACCCTACCTTCATAAACTTAATGTTTATTGCATACTATCAATTTGTGGCTATGTCAGCGGTTGTTGTTCTTCTATTAAATATAAGAATGTTTTCTGAAAAATTAAGGAGAAAATTTGTGTTTATGTTTACTGGAATTAGTATTCCAGTTTGGCTCCCTGCTTTAAGCATGGCTCTTCCATTTAAAATTCCTGGGACGATGTCTATCTCCTACACGCTGGCAGGTTTGTTCGTTTTTATCGCATTTTTTCGTTATCAAATTATGTCGGTATGGCCGATTGCGAAAGATAGAATTTTTGAACAAATGAGTGATGGGATTGTGCTATCTGATAGCTATAATAGAATTGTGGATATTAACCCAGCAGGGGAAAAAGTATTACACTTAATTAATCCTGATAAAACAACGCACTCTTGGATAGGAGAATATTTGCCTGCCCTTCTGGAGAGCTATCCATCTCTTATTAATAATTATATTAATAACAAAGATTTAGCGGATGAGATAGAAATTGTAGAAGAATCGAAAAAAATATTTTACTTAGTGAGATTCCATCCCATTCGTCATTCAGGTAAGGAAGAGGAAGCGATACTCACCATATTCACAGATGTTACAACTAAAAAAATGTTTGAGAATGAATTATTAGAAAAGGCAACGACAGATTATTTAACTGGGCTTCATAACCGACGTCATTTTGTGGATTCGTTTGAGCGTTTTAATATAGTCAAAGGGCGTTGTAACACTAAAGTAGCGTTATTGTTACTGGATATTGATGATTTTAAAATTATTAATGATACATATGGACACCAAACGGGTGATGATGTACTTGTTGTTTTTTCAGAACGTTTAAGAGATTTCTTTTCGAATGGTGCTGCAATCGGAAGAATCGGAGGGGAAGAGTTTGCGGTTTGTCTCATTGACAAAGATGACGATGAGATCATCAATCTTGCACGAAGATTTAGAGACCATTTAGTAAACACACCGCTCCATCTAAAGGGACATGAGGCCTTGCCGGTGAGAGTGAGTATAGGAATGGCCACAGCATATAAGGGAAGCAAGACGTTTGAATGGATGCATAAAGCGGCAGATGAGGCGTTATATAAAGCGAAAAACAGTGGGAAAAATCAAGTCATACCGTATCTGGAAAAGGAAACAGTCCATCAGTAA
- a CDS encoding FMN-dependent NADH-azoreductase, translating to MTLLYVTANPKRVEDSYSLQLGKCFLDVFRKNCLDTDITQLDLFAVHIPPLEKEALAAWERFESIDRDIPITNPFVEQFLQAEIVVFVTPLWNMSSPPQVKAYIDQLIIPKKTFCFTEEGIKGLAHDKTIVHIQSCGGVYSEGPLASLEHGNTYLQTIFSLIGVKNYHHVSIEGTSTFPQEVEERFEKAKEETRQLAETLSDRRTAK from the coding sequence ATGACATTATTGTACGTTACCGCAAACCCGAAACGTGTGGAAGACTCATATAGTTTACAGCTTGGAAAATGCTTTCTGGACGTGTTTAGAAAAAACTGCTTAGACACAGACATAACTCAGCTTGATCTTTTTGCAGTCCACATACCGCCATTAGAAAAAGAGGCGTTGGCTGCTTGGGAAAGATTTGAATCAATTGACCGTGATATACCCATTACAAACCCATTTGTAGAACAGTTTTTACAGGCGGAGATTGTCGTCTTTGTCACCCCTTTATGGAATATGAGCTCTCCACCTCAAGTAAAGGCATATATCGACCAGTTAATTATTCCTAAAAAAACATTCTGCTTTACTGAGGAGGGAATAAAAGGATTAGCGCATGATAAAACGATCGTCCATATACAATCTTGCGGAGGTGTGTATTCTGAGGGGCCGCTGGCCTCATTGGAGCATGGCAATACGTATCTCCAAACAATCTTTAGCCTCATAGGTGTTAAAAACTATCATCACGTCAGTATTGAAGGAACGAGTACCTTTCCTCAAGAGGTAGAAGAAAGGTTTGAAAAAGCAAAAGAAGAGACACGTCAGTTAGCAGAAACATTAAGCGATAGGCGTACAGCGAAATGA